One window from the genome of Pseudomonas frederiksbergensis encodes:
- the fdhA gene encoding formaldehyde dehydrogenase, glutathione-independent, whose protein sequence is MSGNRGVVYLGNGKVEVQKIDYPKMQDPRGRKIEHGVILRVVSTNICGSDQHMVRGRTTAQTGLVLGHEITGEVIEKGSDVENLKIGDLVSVPFNVACGRCRSCKEMHTGVCLTVNPARAGGAYGYVDMGDWTGGQAEYVLVPYADFNLLKLPDRDKAMEKIRDLTCLSDILPTGYHGAVTAGVGPGSTVYIAGAGPVGLAAAASARLLGAAVVIIGDVNPVRLAHAKAQGFEIADLSQDTPLHEQIAALLGEPEVDCAVDAVGFEARGHGHDGVKHEAPATVLNSLMGVVRVAGKIGIPGLYVTEDPGAVDAAAKMGSLSIRFGLGWAKSHSFHTGQTPVMKYNRQLMQAIMWDRINIAEIVGVQVISLDDAPKGYGEFDAGVPKKFVIDPHKLFSAA, encoded by the coding sequence ATGTCCGGTAATCGTGGTGTCGTGTATCTCGGCAACGGCAAGGTCGAAGTACAGAAAATCGACTATCCCAAAATGCAGGACCCGCGCGGCAGGAAGATCGAGCACGGCGTCATCCTGCGCGTAGTCTCCACCAACATCTGCGGCTCCGACCAACACATGGTGCGCGGCCGCACCACCGCCCAGACAGGCCTGGTCCTGGGTCACGAAATCACCGGTGAAGTGATCGAGAAGGGCAGCGATGTCGAGAACCTGAAGATCGGCGACCTGGTGTCGGTGCCGTTCAACGTGGCTTGCGGGCGCTGCCGTTCCTGCAAGGAAATGCACACCGGCGTCTGCCTGACCGTCAACCCGGCCCGTGCCGGCGGTGCTTACGGTTACGTGGACATGGGCGACTGGACCGGCGGCCAAGCCGAATACGTACTGGTGCCGTACGCCGATTTCAACCTGCTGAAACTGCCGGACCGCGACAAGGCCATGGAGAAAATCCGTGACCTGACCTGCCTGTCCGACATCCTGCCCACCGGCTACCATGGCGCCGTCACTGCTGGTGTTGGTCCTGGCAGCACTGTCTACATCGCCGGTGCCGGCCCGGTTGGCCTGGCCGCTGCTGCTTCCGCTCGCCTGCTGGGCGCGGCAGTCGTGATCATCGGTGACGTCAACCCGGTTCGCCTGGCCCACGCCAAGGCCCAGGGTTTCGAAATTGCCGACCTGTCCCAGGACACGCCGTTGCACGAACAGATCGCCGCCTTACTGGGCGAGCCTGAAGTCGACTGCGCCGTCGATGCGGTAGGCTTCGAAGCCCGCGGCCATGGCCACGACGGCGTCAAGCACGAAGCCCCGGCCACCGTGCTCAACTCGCTGATGGGCGTGGTTCGCGTGGCTGGCAAGATCGGTATCCCCGGCCTCTACGTCACCGAAGACCCGGGCGCCGTCGATGCGGCAGCCAAAATGGGCAGCCTGAGCATCCGCTTCGGCCTGGGCTGGGCTAAATCCCACAGCTTCCACACCGGCCAGACCCCGGTGATGAAGTACAACCGCCAACTGATGCAGGCGATCATGTGGGACCGTATCAACATTGCCGAAATCGTCGGTGTGCAGGTGATCAGCCTGGATGATGCGCCGAAAGGCTATGGCGAATTCGACGCGGGCGTGCCGAAGAAGTTTGTGATTGATCCGCATAAGTTGTTCAGTGCGGCATAA
- a CDS encoding sarcosine oxidase subunit gamma: MTAVNVYQQRPTTGAKAESSLHHADLASLVGKGRKNAGVTVREKKLLGHLTLRGDGHDPAFAAGVHKALGLELPGALTVVIKGETSLQWLGPDEWLLVVPTGEEFAAEQKLREALGDLHIQIVNVSGGQQILELSGPNVRDVLMKSTSYDVHPSNFPVGKAVGTVFAKSQLVIRHTAEDTWELVIRRSFSDYWWLWLQDAAAEYGLSVQA, translated from the coding sequence ATGACCGCAGTCAACGTGTACCAACAACGCCCAACCACCGGGGCCAAGGCCGAGTCGTCGCTGCATCATGCCGACCTCGCCAGCCTGGTGGGCAAGGGTCGCAAGAATGCCGGTGTGACCGTGCGCGAGAAAAAACTCCTGGGCCACCTGACCCTTCGGGGCGACGGCCACGACCCGGCGTTCGCCGCCGGTGTGCACAAGGCCCTGGGCCTGGAATTGCCAGGTGCCCTGACCGTCGTCATCAAGGGCGAAACCAGCCTGCAATGGCTCGGCCCGGATGAATGGTTGTTGGTAGTCCCCACCGGCGAAGAGTTCGCCGCCGAGCAGAAGCTGCGTGAAGCCCTGGGCGACCTGCACATCCAGATCGTCAACGTCAGCGGCGGCCAGCAGATACTCGAACTGTCCGGCCCGAACGTGCGCGACGTGCTGATGAAATCCACCAGCTACGATGTTCACCCAAGCAACTTTCCGGTGGGCAAGGCGGTGGGCACGGTGTTCGCCAAGTCGCAACTGGTAATCCGCCACACTGCCGAAGACACCTGGGAACTGGTGATCCGCCGCAGCTTCTCCGATTACTGGTGGCTGTGGCTGCAGGATGCGGCGGCGGAGTATGGGTTGAGCGTGCAAGCCTGA
- a CDS encoding sarcosine oxidase subunit alpha has product MSQINRLSNGGRIDRNKVLTFTFNGQTYKGFEGDSLAAALLANGVDIIGRSFKYSRPRGIFAAGAEEPNAVLQIGATEATQIPNVRATQQALYQGLVATSTNGWPNVNNDMMGILGKVGGKLMPPGFYYKTFMYPQSFWMTYEKYIRKAAGLGRSPTENDPDTYDYMNRHCDVLIVGAGPSGLAAALAAGRSGARVILADEQEEFGGSLLDSRESLDGKPATEWVAAAVAELRSMPEVVLLPRATVNGYHDHNFLTIHERLTDHLGDRAPIGQVRQRINRVRAKRVVLATGACERPLVYGNNDVPGNMLAGAVSTYIRRYGVAPGKKLLLSTNNDHAYRVALDWFDAGLQVVAVADARSNPRGALVEEARAKGIRILTGSAVIEARGSKRVTGARVAAIDVRAHKVTSPGEWLDCDLVASSGGYSPVVHLASHLGGKPIWREDILGFVPGEAPQKRVCVGGVNGVYSLGDSLADGFEGGVRAASEAGFKAVEGVLPKALSRHEEPTLALFQVPHEKATARAPKQFVDLQNDVTAAAIELATREGFESVEHVKRYTALGFGTDQGKLGNVNGLAIAARSLNVSIPQMGTTMFRPNYTPVTFGAVAGRHCGHIFEPVRFTALHAWHVKNGAEFEDVGQWKRPWYFPKNGEDMHAAVKRECKAVRDSVGLLDASTLGKIDIQGPDAREFLNRVYTNAWTKLDVGKARYGLMCKEDGMVFDDGVTACLADNHFLMTTTTGGAARVLQWLEIYHQTEWPDLKVYFTSVTDHWATMTLSGPNSRKLLGDVTDIDLDKDAFPFMTWKEGLVGGVPARVFRISFTGELSYEINVQADYAMGVLEQIVEAGKKYNLTPYGTETMHVLRAEKGFIIVGQDTDGSMTPDDLNMGWCVGRTKPFSWIGWRGMNREDCVREDRKQLVGLKPIDPNVWLPEGAQLVFNPKQAIPMSMVGHVTSSYAHNSLGYSFAMGVVKGGLKRLGERVFAPLADGSVIEAEIVSSVFFDPKGDRQNI; this is encoded by the coding sequence ATGAGCCAGATCAATCGCCTGTCCAACGGCGGACGGATCGACCGCAACAAAGTGCTGACATTCACCTTCAACGGCCAGACCTACAAAGGCTTCGAAGGCGATTCCCTGGCCGCTGCGCTGCTGGCCAACGGCGTCGACATCATCGGTCGCAGCTTCAAGTATTCCCGTCCGCGTGGCATCTTCGCCGCCGGCGCCGAAGAGCCGAACGCGGTGCTGCAGATCGGCGCCACCGAAGCCACGCAGATCCCGAACGTGCGCGCCACGCAACAGGCGCTGTACCAGGGTTTGGTCGCCACCAGCACCAACGGCTGGCCGAACGTGAACAACGACATGATGGGGATTCTCGGCAAGGTCGGCGGCAAGCTGATGCCGCCGGGCTTCTACTACAAAACCTTCATGTACCCGCAATCGTTCTGGATGACCTACGAGAAGTACATCCGCAAGGCCGCAGGCCTGGGTCGCTCGCCGACCGAGAACGATCCGGACACCTACGACTACATGAACCGTCACTGCGATGTGCTGATCGTCGGCGCTGGCCCGTCCGGCCTGGCCGCCGCGTTGGCTGCTGGCCGCAGCGGTGCCCGAGTGATCCTGGCCGATGAGCAGGAAGAGTTCGGCGGCAGCCTGCTCGACTCCCGTGAAAGCCTGGACGGCAAGCCGGCGACCGAATGGGTCGCTGCCGCGGTGGCTGAACTGCGCTCGATGCCCGAAGTGGTATTGCTGCCTCGCGCCACGGTGAACGGTTACCACGACCATAACTTCCTGACCATCCATGAGCGCCTCACCGACCACCTTGGCGACCGCGCACCGATCGGCCAGGTTCGCCAGCGCATCAACCGCGTCCGCGCCAAGCGCGTGGTGCTGGCGACCGGCGCCTGCGAGCGTCCGCTGGTCTACGGCAACAACGACGTGCCGGGCAACATGCTGGCCGGCGCCGTGTCCACCTACATCCGCCGCTACGGCGTGGCACCGGGCAAGAAACTGCTGCTGAGCACCAACAACGACCACGCCTATCGCGTCGCCCTGGACTGGTTCGATGCCGGCCTGCAAGTGGTCGCCGTCGCCGACGCGCGCAGCAACCCACGTGGCGCGCTGGTGGAAGAAGCGCGCGCCAAGGGCATCCGGATCCTCACCGGCAGCGCCGTCATCGAGGCCCGTGGCAGCAAGCGCGTGACCGGGGCACGGGTTGCCGCGATCGACGTCCGCGCCCACAAAGTCACCAGCCCCGGTGAATGGCTGGACTGCGACCTGGTGGCCAGCTCCGGCGGCTACAGCCCGGTGGTCCACCTGGCTTCGCACTTGGGTGGCAAGCCGATCTGGCGTGAAGACATCCTCGGTTTCGTACCGGGCGAAGCACCGCAAAAACGTGTCTGCGTCGGTGGTGTGAACGGCGTCTACAGCCTCGGCGATAGCTTGGCCGACGGCTTTGAAGGCGGCGTGCGCGCGGCCAGCGAAGCCGGCTTCAAAGCGGTGGAGGGCGTGTTGCCCAAAGCCCTGAGCCGTCACGAAGAGCCAACCCTGGCGCTGTTCCAGGTACCTCATGAAAAAGCCACCGCACGGGCGCCGAAGCAATTCGTCGACCTGCAGAACGACGTCACTGCCGCCGCCATCGAACTCGCCACCCGCGAGGGCTTCGAGTCGGTGGAACACGTCAAGCGCTACACCGCACTGGGCTTCGGCACCGACCAGGGCAAGCTGGGCAACGTCAACGGCCTGGCCATTGCGGCCCGCTCGCTGAACGTGAGCATCCCGCAGATGGGCACCACCATGTTCCGTCCGAACTACACGCCGGTGACTTTCGGCGCGGTGGCGGGTCGGCACTGTGGGCACATCTTCGAGCCGGTGCGTTTCACCGCGCTGCATGCCTGGCATGTGAAAAACGGTGCCGAGTTCGAAGACGTCGGCCAGTGGAAGCGCCCTTGGTACTTTCCGAAGAACGGCGAAGATATGCATGCCGCGGTCAAGCGCGAATGCAAGGCCGTGCGTGACAGCGTCGGCCTGCTCGATGCCTCGACCCTGGGCAAGATCGACATCCAGGGTCCGGATGCCCGCGAGTTCCTCAACCGCGTCTACACCAACGCCTGGACCAAGCTGGACGTGGGCAAGGCCCGCTACGGCCTGATGTGCAAGGAAGACGGCATGGTCTTCGACGACGGCGTGACAGCCTGTCTGGCGGACAACCACTTCCTGATGACCACCACCACCGGCGGCGCGGCGCGCGTACTGCAATGGCTGGAGATCTATCACCAGACCGAATGGCCGGACCTGAAGGTGTACTTCACCTCGGTCACCGACCACTGGGCGACCATGACCCTGTCGGGCCCCAACAGCCGCAAGCTGCTCGGCGACGTCACCGACATCGACCTGGACAAGGACGCGTTCCCGTTCATGACCTGGAAGGAAGGCCTGGTGGGCGGCGTGCCGGCCCGGGTGTTCCGGATCTCGTTCACCGGTGAGCTGTCGTACGAAATCAACGTGCAGGCCGACTACGCCATGGGCGTGCTCGAGCAGATTGTCGAGGCCGGCAAGAAGTACAACCTGACCCCGTACGGCACCGAGACCATGCACGTATTGCGGGCCGAGAAGGGCTTCATCATCGTCGGGCAGGATACCGACGGCTCGATGACCCCGGACGACCTGAACATGGGCTGGTGCGTCGGCCGAACCAAGCCGTTCTCGTGGATCGGCTGGCGCGGCATGAATCGCGAAGATTGCGTGCGTGAAGACCGCAAGCAACTGGTGGGCCTCAAGCCGATCGACCCAAATGTCTGGCTGCCGGAAGGCGCGCAATTGGTGTTCAACCCGAAGCAGGCGATCCCGATGTCGATGGTCGGCCACGTCACCTCCAGCTATGCGCATAACTCCCTGGGTTATTCGTTTGCGATGGGCGTGGTCAAGGGCGGCCTCAAGCGCCTCGGCGAGCGGGTGTTCGCGCCATTGGCCGACGGCAGCGTGATCGAGGCAGAGATTGTTTCTTCGGTGTTCTTCGATCCGAAAGGCGATCGGCAGAATATTTGA
- the purU gene encoding formyltetrahydrofolate deformylase — protein sequence MSRAPDTWILTADCPSVLGTVDAVTRFLFEQGCYVTEHHSFDDRLSARFFIRVEFRQPDGFDEQNFRAGLAERAQAFGMVFELTPPNYRPKVVIMVSKADHCLNDLLYRQRIGQLSMDVVAVVSNHPDLKPLADWHQIPYYHFPLDPNDKPAQERQVWQVIEDTGAELVILARYMQVLSPELCRKLDGKAINIHHSLLPGFKGAKPYHQAYNKGVKLVGATAHYINNDLDEGPIIAQGVEVVDHSHYPEDLIAKGRDIEGLTLARAVGYHIERRVFLNANRTVVL from the coding sequence ATGAGCCGCGCCCCAGACACATGGATCCTGACTGCCGACTGCCCCAGCGTGCTCGGCACGGTGGACGCGGTGACCCGCTTTCTGTTCGAGCAGGGCTGCTACGTCACCGAGCATCACTCGTTCGACGACCGGCTCTCGGCGCGCTTCTTCATTCGCGTGGAGTTTCGCCAGCCCGACGGTTTTGACGAGCAGAATTTTCGCGCGGGCCTGGCTGAGCGGGCGCAAGCCTTCGGCATGGTCTTCGAACTGACGCCACCCAACTACCGACCCAAAGTGGTGATCATGGTCTCCAAGGCCGATCACTGCCTGAACGATCTGCTCTACCGCCAGCGCATCGGCCAACTCTCCATGGATGTGGTGGCCGTGGTCTCGAACCATCCGGACCTCAAGCCGCTGGCCGACTGGCACCAGATTCCCTACTACCATTTTCCCCTGGACCCGAACGACAAGCCTGCCCAGGAGCGGCAGGTGTGGCAGGTGATCGAAGACACCGGCGCCGAGCTGGTGATCCTTGCGCGCTACATGCAAGTGCTGTCGCCGGAACTGTGCCGCAAGCTCGATGGCAAGGCGATCAACATCCATCACTCCCTCCTGCCGGGTTTCAAGGGCGCCAAGCCGTATCACCAGGCCTATAACAAAGGCGTGAAATTGGTGGGCGCCACGGCGCACTACATCAACAACGACCTGGACGAAGGCCCGATCATCGCCCAGGGCGTGGAAGTGGTGGACCACAGCCACTATCCCGAAGACCTGATTGCCAAGGGCCGGGACATCGAAGGGCTCACGTTGGCGCGGGCGGTGGGGTATCACATTGAGCGAAGGGTGTTCTTGAACGCCAATCGCACGGTCGTTCTTTAA
- a CDS encoding sarcosine oxidase subunit delta, which yields MLHIFCPHCGELRSEEEFHASGQAHIPRPLDPNACTDEEWGDYMFFRDNPRGLHHELWDHVAGCRQYFNATRDTVTYEILETYKIGEKPQFTDKADSPKAAAQALGEKV from the coding sequence ATGTTGCACATCTTCTGTCCTCACTGCGGCGAACTGCGCTCCGAAGAGGAATTCCATGCATCCGGCCAGGCGCACATCCCGCGCCCGCTGGATCCGAACGCCTGCACCGACGAGGAGTGGGGCGACTACATGTTCTTCCGTGACAACCCACGCGGCTTGCACCATGAGCTGTGGGACCACGTCGCCGGTTGCCGCCAGTATTTCAACGCGACCCGTGACACCGTGACCTACGAGATTCTCGAAACCTACAAGATCGGCGAAAAGCCGCAGTTCACCGACAAGGCTGACAGTCCGAAAGCGGCTGCACAGGCTCTGGGAGAGAAGGTATGA